A portion of the Oncorhynchus nerka isolate Pitt River linkage group LG27, Oner_Uvic_2.0, whole genome shotgun sequence genome contains these proteins:
- the LOC115111613 gene encoding transcriptional activator MN1-like isoform X1: MFGLEQFGSQINSRNPGQSERNINQPRLNMSSHYKSPGFHAGGPPGAVEPGMGPLNEPPMLGLNMNMNGEQYGGFHPRGHSDMHAGSGLQQQQQQQGPMHGFFNNQQPHQGHPHGHQSHPHQHHPHFSGNFGGPDPASSCLHGGRLMGYNNNGMGPQQGFGEGFDPLAEGQAGDSFSQQQQQQQQRSSNMPEFQHHGPPSGNHAVPAPCLPLDQSPNRAASFHGLPSSSSSSSETHGLEPRRMPNQGAVEGLEYNFPSDPPTGHFDVPVFSPSESDSQLPHFGPGRPVAGGSFPGNPAMARTPGIQGISKGHQQPPPQPQQPQPPPQHGVFFERFGNGRKMPVGMDPGVSARHTLMQQQQQQAGLIARQNSCPPGLPRPPQSESGSTNTNMLDGGVMMPGQHNQFEYPIHRLENRGQHPYGDPMFNMQQPAPPPPAQQPPNQRLQHFDSPYMNMAKRPRFEFPNAQGGENCGTWGSGMHNAQGMENHLSPSAYPGLPGEFTPPVTDGFPPGPLQHAGPEQQSLQQRQNAAMMIKQMASRNQQQRMRQPSLQQLGHHGDVPPGPMVLGGPVGSMPQPNFDRENGGRMPNFEGQNPHITQENWFPGSHLPGEIMSRRMGGTGGEAGAHDMGLQQNGAGMMFRPGMNGMGMQEPMRIPGDGHVQALHSPRMHPQFGNNMGNLSQMQSPGAGVGHPNAPSDRRPADFPAGPSMGAQPTFPYGGTNRQGPPHSNPQGVNTSPGSYPTPSEFPPGQRSSVSKLGALSLGNFSKTSTKDNVFGQSCLAALSTACQNMIASLGAPNLNVTFNKKNQNEGKRKLSQTEQDINSSTVNGTGSAGPEYFQSGTSQNSQMPGTGNSNIKPAGQNQTLQGEASALSPNYNMDATPCSEGKAATGNGRGRGRRKRDSGHVSPGIFFSSDSGNPVVSPGQQPPSAGVGERGGGTPHEKPLPSPSWGKGDDQMLGDQTDLMSSLDSGIQSVTKSNSSSPHVDLPDDVSTHYVNEDEVSSSSDAGGAPVTKPNRSPHITVSPKLQRGEHGLMNGQKPLVLQGLTNHTTSTPDSYGLSAGGGTVGNGVGHPGTPGMEQVRTPSSTSGQDDIHPLEILQAQIQLQRQQFSISEDQPLAMKNGKKSGDCPSQNEDNELASCSPDAGKGSMGTIDLDTLMAEQHATWYVPSDKAMMDGPEDDKALAPWEKTKSQNNSKEESELSQNKAGVGVGAQGPVGGNGGSHLQCLSVHCTDELGDSKGRGGPSPPGAPCTPTSPTALGPLWRP; encoded by the exons ATGTTTGGGCTGGAGCAGTTTGGTTCTCAGATTAATAGCAGAAACCCTGGCCAGTCAGAGAGAAACATAAACCAGCCAAGACTGAACATGAGCTCCCATTACAAAAGCCCTGGCTTTCATGCAGGAGGCCCGCCTGGTGCAGTGGAGCCGGGCATGGGCCCTCTGAACGAGCCTCCGATGCTTGGGCTCAATATGAACATGAACGGTGAGCAGTATGGTGGCTTTCATCCCAGGGGCCACTCAGACATGCATGCAGGCAGTGGActccagcagcaacagcagcagcaaggaCCAATGCATGGATTTTTTAACAACCAGCAACCTCACCAAGGCCATCCGCATGGCCACCAGTCTCACCCTCATCAACACCATCCTCATTTCAGTGGGAACTTTGGAGGCCCAGACCCAGCCTCATCCTGCCTGCATGGTGGCAGGCTGATGGGCTACAACAACAACGGCATGGGGCCTCAGCAGGGCTTTGGAGAGGGGTTTGACCCCCTTGCTGAGGGCCAGGCAGGGGACAGCttctcccagcagcagcagcaacagcagcaaagATCCAGTAACATGCCTGAGTTCCAGCACCACGGCCCCCCAAGCGGCAACCACGCTGTCCCTGCCCCCTGTCTACCCTTGGACCAGTCACCTAACCGTGCAGCATCCTTCCATGGTctgccctcctcttcctcttcctcctcggaGACCCATGGTCTGGAGCCTCGACGGATGCCCAATCAGGGTGCTGTGGAGGGATTAGAGTATAATTTCCCCAGCGATCCCCCAACTGGACATTTTGACGTACCTGTATTTTCTCCATCAGAATCAGACTCTCAGCTGCCCCACTTTGGGCCAGGAAGGCCGGTGGCTGGTGGCAGTTTCCCTGGAAACCCTGCCATGGCTCGGACACCGGGTATACAGGGCATCTCCAAAGGGCACCAGCAGCCTCCCCCACAGCCCCAGCAGCCTCAGCCTCCCCCACAGCATGGAGTGTTTTTTGAGCGCTTTGGGAATGGCCGTAAGATGCCAGTGGGGATGGACCCGGGGGTCAGTGCCAGACACACTCtcatgcagcagcagcagcagcaggctggTTTGATAGCACGACAGAACTCATGCCCCCCAGGCCTCCCCCGGCCTCCCCAGTCTGAGTCGGGCTCCACCAACACCAACATGCTGGATGGTGGCGTCATGATGCCTGGCCAACACAACCAGTTTGAGTATCCTATTCACAGACTGGAAAATAGGGGCCAGCACCCCTATGGGGACCCCATGTTTAATATGCAACAGCCGGCTCCCCCTCCTCCCGCCCAACAGCCTCCGAATCAGAGGCTGCAACACTTTGACAGTCCTTATATGAACATGGCAAAAAGGCCCAGATTTGAGTTCCCTAACGCACAGGGAGGGGAGAATTGTGGCACGTGGGGCAGTGGCATGCACAATGCGCAGGGCATGGagaaccatctctctccctcggccTACCCTGGCCTTCCTGGTGAGTTCACCCCACCTGTAACAGACGGTTTCCCCCCGGGTCCACTCCAGCATGCCGGGCCTGAGCAGCAGTCTCTGCAACAGCGGCAGAACGCGGCCATGATGATCAAGCAGATGGCTTCTCGGAACCAGCAGCAGAGGATGAGGCAGCCCAGCCTGCAGCAGCTAGGTCACCACGGCGACGTGCCTCCGGGCCCCATGGTTCTTGGAGGCCCAGTGGGGAGCATGCCTCAGCCCAACTTTGACAGGGAGAATGGAGGCAGGATGCCAAACTTTGAGGGTCAGAACCCTCATATAACTCAGGAGAACTGGTTCCCCGGGTCCCACCTACCAGGAGAGATCATGTCACGGCGTATGGGGGGAACGGGCGGGGAGGCTGGGGCCCACGACATGGGGCTGCAGCAGAACGGAGCTGGTATGATGTTCAGGCCGGGCATGAATGGGATGGGCATGCAGGAGCCAATGAGGATACCTGGAGATGGGCATGTACAGGCGCTCCACTCCCCTCGTATGCACCCCCAGTTTGGCAACAACATGGGCAACCTCTCCCAGATGCAGTCCCCCGGAGCTGGAGTAGGACACCCCAACGCACCATCAGATAGGCGGCCAGCTGACTTCCCCGCCGGGCCATCCATGGGAGCTCAACCAACGTTTCCTTACGGAGGGACAAACCGTCAAGGGCCACCACATAGCAATCCCCAGGGGGTGAACACCTCACCAGGGAGCTACCCTACTCCATCTGAGTTCCCCCCAGGCCAGCGGTCCTCTGTCAGTAAGCTTGGGGCACTCTCCCTGGGGAACTTTAGCAAAACCAGCACTAAAGACAATGTTTTCGGGCAGAGCTGCCTGGCAGCCCTTTCCACAGCCTGCCAGAACATGATAGCTAGCCTAGGGGCCCCCAACCTAAACGTAACATTCAACAAGAAGAACCAAAATGAGGGCAAGCGAAAACTGAGTCAGACGGAGCAGGACATTAATAGCAGCACAGTTAACGGGACTGGCAGTGCTGGTCCTGAGTATTTTCAGAGCGGCACTTCCCAGAACAGCCAGATGCCTGGCACTGGGAATAGCAACATAAAGCCTGCAGGTCAAAACCAGACGCTGCAGGGGGAAGCCAGTGCCCTCTCCCCAAATTACAACATGGACGCTACCCCATGCAGTGAGGGGAAAGCAGCAACAGGgaacgggagagggagagggaggagaaaaaggGACAGCGGGCATGTGAGCCCTGGGATCTTTTTTTCCTCTGACAGCGGAAACCCTGTTGTAAGTCCAGGCCAGCAACCCCCTTCAGCTGGCgttggggagaggggtgggggtacGCCCCATGAGAAACCCCTCCCGTCCCCCTCCTGGGGAAAGGGAGATGACCAGATGCTGGGGGACCAGACAGACCTGATGTCTTCTCTGGACAGTGGCATTCAGAGTGTCACCAAATCTAACAGTAGCTCACCGCACGTGGACCTTCCTGACGATGTCAGCACCCACTACGTCAATGAGGATGAGGTGTCCTCTAGCTCAGATGCAGGAGGTGCTCCTGTCACCAAGCCCAACCGCAGTCCGCACATCACCGTCTCACCCAAGCTGCAGAGGGGGGAACATGGCCTGATGAATGGGCAGAAGCCCCTAGTATTGCAGGGCCTTACCAATCACACTACCTCGACACCCGACAGCTATGGACTGAGTGCTGGTGGGGGCACGGTGGGAAACGGAGTCGGTCACCCAGGCACACCTGGGATGGAGCAGGTACGCACCCCATCCAGCACCTCTGGCCAGGACGACATCCACCCTCTGGAGATACTGCAGGCCCAGATCCAGCTGCAGCGGCAGCAGTTCAGCATCTCAGAGGACCAGCCCCTGGCCATGAAGAATGGTAAAAAGAGTGGTGACTGTCCCTCACAGAACGAAGACAATGAGCTGGCGAGCTGCAGCCCGGATGCTGGGAAGGGCTCAATGGGCACTATTGACCTTGACACTCTAATGGCAGAGCAGCACGCCACCTGGTATGTGCCCAGCGACAAGGCCATGATGGATGGGCCAGAGGATGACAAGGCCCTGGCACCCTGGGAAAAGACTAagagccagaataacagcaaagaag AGTCGGAGCTGTCTCAGAATAAGGCTGGAGTAGGGGTGGGGGCCCAGGGGCCCGTAGGGGGCAATGGGGGGAGCCACCTGCAGTGCCTGTCCGTCCACTGCACAGATGAGCTCGGGGACAGTAAGGGCCGAGGGGGCCCGTCTCCTCCTGGCGCTCCCTGCACTCCGACATCTCCAACCGCTTTGGGACCTTTGTGGCGGCCCTGA
- the LOC115111613 gene encoding transcriptional activator MN1-like isoform X2, producing the protein MFGLEQFGSQINSRNPGQSERNINQPRLNMSSHYKSPGFHAGGPPGAVEPGMGPLNEPPMLGLNMNMNGEQYGGFHPRGHSDMHAGSGLQQQQQQQGPMHGFFNNQQPHQGHPHGHQSHPHQHHPHFSGNFGGPDPASSCLHGGRLMGYNNNGMGPQQGFGEGFDPLAEGQAGDSFSQQQQQQQQRSSNMPEFQHHGPPSGNHAVPAPCLPLDQSPNRAASFHGLPSSSSSSSETHGLEPRRMPNQGAVEGLEYNFPSDPPTGHFDVPVFSPSESDSQLPHFGPGRPVAGGSFPGNPAMARTPGIQGISKGHQQPPPQPQQPQPPPQHGVFFERFGNGRKMPVGMDPGVSARHTLMQQQQQQAGLIARQNSCPPGLPRPPQSESGSTNTNMLDGGVMMPGQHNQFEYPIHRLENRGQHPYGDPMFNMQQPAPPPPAQQPPNQRLQHFDSPYMNMAKRPRFEFPNAQGGENCGTWGSGMHNAQGMENHLSPSAYPGLPGEFTPPVTDGFPPGPLQHAGPEQQSLQQRQNAAMMIKQMASRNQQQRMRQPSLQQLGHHGDVPPGPMVLGGPVGSMPQPNFDRENGGRMPNFEGQNPHITQENWFPGSHLPGEIMSRRMGGTGGEAGAHDMGLQQNGAGMMFRPGMNGMGMQEPMRIPGDGHVQALHSPRMHPQFGNNMGNLSQMQSPGAGVGHPNAPSDRRPADFPAGPSMGAQPTFPYGGTNRQGPPHSNPQGVNTSPGSYPTPSEFPPGQRSSVSKLGALSLGNFSKTSTKDNVFGQSCLAALSTACQNMIASLGAPNLNVTFNKKNQNEGKRKLSQTEQDINSSTVNGTGSAGPEYFQSGTSQNSQMPGTGNSNIKPAGQNQTLQGEASALSPNYNMDATPCSEGKAATGNGRGRGRRKRDSGHVSPGIFFSSDSGNPVVSPGQQPPSAGVGERGGGTPHEKPLPSPSWGKGDDQMLGDQTDLMSSLDSGIQSVTKSNSSSPHVDLPDDVSTHYVNEDEVSSSSDAGGAPVTKPNRSPHITVSPKLQRGEHGLMNGQKPLVLQGLTNHTTSTPDSYGLSAGGGTVGNGVGHPGTPGMEQVRTPSSTSGQDDIHPLEILQAQIQLQRQQFSISEDQPLAMKNGKKSGDCPSQNEDNELASCSPDAGKGSMGTIDLDTLMAEQHATWYVPSDKAMMDGPEDDKALAPWEKTKSQNNSKEGLKEYHTIPTLSARIRGH; encoded by the exons ATGTTTGGGCTGGAGCAGTTTGGTTCTCAGATTAATAGCAGAAACCCTGGCCAGTCAGAGAGAAACATAAACCAGCCAAGACTGAACATGAGCTCCCATTACAAAAGCCCTGGCTTTCATGCAGGAGGCCCGCCTGGTGCAGTGGAGCCGGGCATGGGCCCTCTGAACGAGCCTCCGATGCTTGGGCTCAATATGAACATGAACGGTGAGCAGTATGGTGGCTTTCATCCCAGGGGCCACTCAGACATGCATGCAGGCAGTGGActccagcagcaacagcagcagcaaggaCCAATGCATGGATTTTTTAACAACCAGCAACCTCACCAAGGCCATCCGCATGGCCACCAGTCTCACCCTCATCAACACCATCCTCATTTCAGTGGGAACTTTGGAGGCCCAGACCCAGCCTCATCCTGCCTGCATGGTGGCAGGCTGATGGGCTACAACAACAACGGCATGGGGCCTCAGCAGGGCTTTGGAGAGGGGTTTGACCCCCTTGCTGAGGGCCAGGCAGGGGACAGCttctcccagcagcagcagcaacagcagcaaagATCCAGTAACATGCCTGAGTTCCAGCACCACGGCCCCCCAAGCGGCAACCACGCTGTCCCTGCCCCCTGTCTACCCTTGGACCAGTCACCTAACCGTGCAGCATCCTTCCATGGTctgccctcctcttcctcttcctcctcggaGACCCATGGTCTGGAGCCTCGACGGATGCCCAATCAGGGTGCTGTGGAGGGATTAGAGTATAATTTCCCCAGCGATCCCCCAACTGGACATTTTGACGTACCTGTATTTTCTCCATCAGAATCAGACTCTCAGCTGCCCCACTTTGGGCCAGGAAGGCCGGTGGCTGGTGGCAGTTTCCCTGGAAACCCTGCCATGGCTCGGACACCGGGTATACAGGGCATCTCCAAAGGGCACCAGCAGCCTCCCCCACAGCCCCAGCAGCCTCAGCCTCCCCCACAGCATGGAGTGTTTTTTGAGCGCTTTGGGAATGGCCGTAAGATGCCAGTGGGGATGGACCCGGGGGTCAGTGCCAGACACACTCtcatgcagcagcagcagcagcaggctggTTTGATAGCACGACAGAACTCATGCCCCCCAGGCCTCCCCCGGCCTCCCCAGTCTGAGTCGGGCTCCACCAACACCAACATGCTGGATGGTGGCGTCATGATGCCTGGCCAACACAACCAGTTTGAGTATCCTATTCACAGACTGGAAAATAGGGGCCAGCACCCCTATGGGGACCCCATGTTTAATATGCAACAGCCGGCTCCCCCTCCTCCCGCCCAACAGCCTCCGAATCAGAGGCTGCAACACTTTGACAGTCCTTATATGAACATGGCAAAAAGGCCCAGATTTGAGTTCCCTAACGCACAGGGAGGGGAGAATTGTGGCACGTGGGGCAGTGGCATGCACAATGCGCAGGGCATGGagaaccatctctctccctcggccTACCCTGGCCTTCCTGGTGAGTTCACCCCACCTGTAACAGACGGTTTCCCCCCGGGTCCACTCCAGCATGCCGGGCCTGAGCAGCAGTCTCTGCAACAGCGGCAGAACGCGGCCATGATGATCAAGCAGATGGCTTCTCGGAACCAGCAGCAGAGGATGAGGCAGCCCAGCCTGCAGCAGCTAGGTCACCACGGCGACGTGCCTCCGGGCCCCATGGTTCTTGGAGGCCCAGTGGGGAGCATGCCTCAGCCCAACTTTGACAGGGAGAATGGAGGCAGGATGCCAAACTTTGAGGGTCAGAACCCTCATATAACTCAGGAGAACTGGTTCCCCGGGTCCCACCTACCAGGAGAGATCATGTCACGGCGTATGGGGGGAACGGGCGGGGAGGCTGGGGCCCACGACATGGGGCTGCAGCAGAACGGAGCTGGTATGATGTTCAGGCCGGGCATGAATGGGATGGGCATGCAGGAGCCAATGAGGATACCTGGAGATGGGCATGTACAGGCGCTCCACTCCCCTCGTATGCACCCCCAGTTTGGCAACAACATGGGCAACCTCTCCCAGATGCAGTCCCCCGGAGCTGGAGTAGGACACCCCAACGCACCATCAGATAGGCGGCCAGCTGACTTCCCCGCCGGGCCATCCATGGGAGCTCAACCAACGTTTCCTTACGGAGGGACAAACCGTCAAGGGCCACCACATAGCAATCCCCAGGGGGTGAACACCTCACCAGGGAGCTACCCTACTCCATCTGAGTTCCCCCCAGGCCAGCGGTCCTCTGTCAGTAAGCTTGGGGCACTCTCCCTGGGGAACTTTAGCAAAACCAGCACTAAAGACAATGTTTTCGGGCAGAGCTGCCTGGCAGCCCTTTCCACAGCCTGCCAGAACATGATAGCTAGCCTAGGGGCCCCCAACCTAAACGTAACATTCAACAAGAAGAACCAAAATGAGGGCAAGCGAAAACTGAGTCAGACGGAGCAGGACATTAATAGCAGCACAGTTAACGGGACTGGCAGTGCTGGTCCTGAGTATTTTCAGAGCGGCACTTCCCAGAACAGCCAGATGCCTGGCACTGGGAATAGCAACATAAAGCCTGCAGGTCAAAACCAGACGCTGCAGGGGGAAGCCAGTGCCCTCTCCCCAAATTACAACATGGACGCTACCCCATGCAGTGAGGGGAAAGCAGCAACAGGgaacgggagagggagagggaggagaaaaaggGACAGCGGGCATGTGAGCCCTGGGATCTTTTTTTCCTCTGACAGCGGAAACCCTGTTGTAAGTCCAGGCCAGCAACCCCCTTCAGCTGGCgttggggagaggggtgggggtacGCCCCATGAGAAACCCCTCCCGTCCCCCTCCTGGGGAAAGGGAGATGACCAGATGCTGGGGGACCAGACAGACCTGATGTCTTCTCTGGACAGTGGCATTCAGAGTGTCACCAAATCTAACAGTAGCTCACCGCACGTGGACCTTCCTGACGATGTCAGCACCCACTACGTCAATGAGGATGAGGTGTCCTCTAGCTCAGATGCAGGAGGTGCTCCTGTCACCAAGCCCAACCGCAGTCCGCACATCACCGTCTCACCCAAGCTGCAGAGGGGGGAACATGGCCTGATGAATGGGCAGAAGCCCCTAGTATTGCAGGGCCTTACCAATCACACTACCTCGACACCCGACAGCTATGGACTGAGTGCTGGTGGGGGCACGGTGGGAAACGGAGTCGGTCACCCAGGCACACCTGGGATGGAGCAGGTACGCACCCCATCCAGCACCTCTGGCCAGGACGACATCCACCCTCTGGAGATACTGCAGGCCCAGATCCAGCTGCAGCGGCAGCAGTTCAGCATCTCAGAGGACCAGCCCCTGGCCATGAAGAATGGTAAAAAGAGTGGTGACTGTCCCTCACAGAACGAAGACAATGAGCTGGCGAGCTGCAGCCCGGATGCTGGGAAGGGCTCAATGGGCACTATTGACCTTGACACTCTAATGGCAGAGCAGCACGCCACCTGGTATGTGCCCAGCGACAAGGCCATGATGGATGGGCCAGAGGATGACAAGGCCCTGGCACCCTGGGAAAAGACTAagagccagaataacagcaaagaag GGTTGAAAGAATATCACACAATTCCTACACTATCAGCAAGAATCAGAGGGCATTAG